The window CGAGGTCGGGCGCGTCGTCGGAGAGGGCGATGAAGACGACCCCGAACCGGACCTCGGTGCGCACCGGCAGCAGACCGTTCTTCTCCTTCTCGAAGAAGTGGTCCAGGTAGGTGCCGTTGAGGCTCTTCAGCTTGCCGTTCCGGTCGTACACCCAGCAGTGGTAGAGGCACACCAGGCTCTGCCGCTTGCCCGTGGCTTCCTCGACGAGCTTGTACCCGCGGTGCCGGCAGTAGTTGTGGTAGGCCTGGATCCCGTTGTCCCCGTGGAGGAGGAGGACGGAGCCGGTGCCGATGTTCAGGGTGCTGTAGGCACCCTTCTCCTTGAGGCGGGAGACGTGGTCCACGGGGAGCCACCGCCGGCCGTAGATGCGGGACATCTCCTGCCGGTACTGCTCCTCACCGGTGTAGAACTCGTGGGACCTGCCGATGCCGCCTGTCTCGAAGTAGGGCCTTTCCTCGTCCTGGTCACTGATGAGATCGAACATGCTGGTCGCACGCGTCATCTGCTGGGCTCCCTCAGAGGGTGAAGCGCATCGAAGGCAGTGCCGAAACGCCTGGGGCTCGGGGCCTGTGGGGAAGGCCGCACCGAGCCTCGCCGGGGGCGGGACGGCAGGGTGACTGAACACTGATGGGGAAGAAGCGGCCGGGCCGACAGGGCGCGGCGGTCACGATCGACGGGGCGCGCGGGGCCCGGTCGGTGAGTGGTCGGGCGACTGCCCTGGGGGTCGGACGGCTACGGGGCGGGCGACTCGCCGGGGGCTCGGACCGCCGGGTGCTCGGACCGCCGCCGGGGCTGTCCGCGGGCGGGCCCGCCGTCCTCCGTGGGGATCTGCACGGCTGCCCGGGTGGGGGTGGCGCGAAGCGCCGGCGCGAGCGCCGGTAACGGCACGCTCGACGCACGGCACTTGACGTTCGTGTCCCGTGGGACTCGATGAGGCGGGGGAAGTCAGCCGGCCGGGTCGTAGATCCGTTCCTCCTGCGGCGTCCCGGCGGCGTCGTAGAGCTGCTCAAGGGCGTCGGGCGCGTAGACCTCGTAGTCCGGGACGACTCCGCCGATCAGGCCGAGCATCTTGTTGGTCCACTCCTGGGTCTGGCCCATCGCGGCCATCGTCGCCCGGAAGAAGGGCGGGAGTTCGGTGAGTTCGCCGAGCGTCGTCGTGAAGTCGTAGACGCCGGCGCTCTCCTCGTCGCGCACCTTGTTGTACTCGGCGAGCGCCTCGTCCATCTGCCGCTCGCCCGTCAGGCCCTGGTGGACGCGCTCCGCGAGGAGTTCGCCGTGCAGGAAGCCGTCGGTGATGCCCCATCCCGTGTAGGGGTCCTTGTGGTAGCCGGCGTCTCCCACCAGGGCCCAGCCGGGACCGTACGCGCGGCGGTAGTAGTTGTCCGGGTAGCGCATCGGCCTGAAGTCCTCTTCGCGCCGTCCCTGGTCGCGCAGTTGCGCCCCCATCTCCGGGGACACGTCGTCGAACACGCCCTGGAAGCCGGCCTCGACGTCCTGGCGGAACTCCTTGAGCTGGCGTCGCGTGCAGATGACGGCCAGCATGTTCACGCCGTCGTTCGTCGGCCAGGTGCCGAACCACTTCTCGTTGAACCCGGTCTTGTGGTGCAGACCCCAGTCGTCGAGCCCGCTGTAGTACGAGTAGTAGATGAAGCCTGCCGCGGGGCGCACGTTGTACAGCTCCGCACCCACCTTCTTGGCGACCGTCGAGTGGAAGCCGTCGGCTCCGATGACCACGGTGGCGCGGAACTCCCGCTCCGGACCGTCCCCTTCGCGTCCGCGGATTCCGGTCACACGGCCGTCGGTGAAGACCAGGTCGGATACGGTGAACCCTTCGATGACCTCGGCGCCGGCCCTGCGGGCGGCGTTGACGAGGATCTCGTCCAACACGGTGCGGCGCGGACAGTAGACGGCGTCGACTCCGTCCACGGGATCGGCGAACCCGTTGAGATCGATGCCCCGATAGGAGTAATGCATTTTTCGGAGCGCCGGCGTCTTGGCCGCGATGATCTCGTCGAGCAGACCCCAGTCCTGAAGCTTCAGCAGGCCGGCCTGGTGAATGTAGTGGGTCGACACCGTGTCGCTGGGAAATGAGGCCCGATCCACCACGAGCACCCGGTGCCCCTGTCGAGCCAGCAGCATCGCAACGGGCGATCCTGCACAGCGGCCACCTACAACAATAACGTCGTACATACAACCCTCCGGTCAAATGGTTTGACGTAACTGATGCACCGTTGATCGGCGGCGCAAGCACGATCCGGAGGTTATGGAGACCGGTATATCGAGGTCAAGCCTCGGTAATGTCCCACCGATGGGCGACCGTTCAGTTTTCGCCAACAGAATCACTCACTCCGCTCGATTTCTGTAGGCAATGCACCTCTTTGACCGATTTGAAGGGGCGAGGATGTGCCATGCATCACAATCGTCATCAGGGCAGAAATCAGCCAGTCCGGTCAAGGTTCGGTCATCACCCATAGCGGAATGCTCCCTTCCTAAACTAATGCACTTGACACGATCCGCAGTTCGGATGATCCGGGAGACCTGACGGACCCTCCGTGGTATTGCGCAATCACGGAAGCCGTCGGCGTTCTCCGTAACCCATAAAGCCGACGGCGGCAAGGTGCCGAAGGTCCGCGAATCGGCAATTGCGGCAGGGCCGGCAGCCCCACCCGTCGGAGGCGTCGGGAATCGTCGGATCGTGCGCGCAGTGGCGTCCGCACACACAGAAAGGAGCCCGATCGTGAGGGGCGGCCACATATGCCTCCGCTTCGCGGTCTTCTACGGTGTGACGACACGGACGCGACACGGAACCTCGCCGCGGGCCGACAGGAGGAACCGGCCACCCCACACACGGCACCGGGCCGGGCCGCGCACGCCGACCGGCCGCGACCCGGAGGCGGGGCGGCCTGACAGGGGATGAACGTTCGGAGGGCCACGCACCTGCCGGTGCGGAGCCCGGTGGCGCGCGGGGCACCGGCGAGCGCCCTGTGGGGAGTTCTCGGTCGCCTGTCTCGAAGTCCGGCTCATGTGGCCTTGTGGCAAGATCGCTTGATGCTACGACTCACCGATTTCATCATCGATTGCCCGGATACGATGAAGCTCGCAGCCTTCTACTCCGAGGTGACGGGGCTCCCCGTCAAGGAGGGCAGTGACGAGAACTGGGCCGGCATCCGGTTCGGTGAGATCGAACTGGCCTTCATCCAGGTGGAGGACTACCGCGCCCCGCAGTGGCCCGACAGCGAGCACCCCAAGCAGTTCCACCTCGACTTCGAAGTCGACGACATCGAGGACGAACAGCACCGCGTCCTGGCCCTCGGCGCGACCCTGCAGCGGGACTGCATCGGCACCGACGGCTACGGCTTCCGCGTCTACACCGACCCCATCGGCCACCCCTTCTGCCTCTGCCGCAACAAGGGTGTCACCTGGACCGATCAGGGACCCCTCTGGCCCCGGCACGACTAGGTCGTCTCTTTCGGATCTTGTCGGGGCTTGGCCGTCAGAACACCCCGGCGGAACCGGCCGACCGGCCGCGCGCGCCGCTCAGTACGGGCGGGCGCGCTGCGCGAAAGCCGGGGACAGTCGGTTCCGCGAGGCGCTCGGGAAGGCGACGGTGTTCGGGTCCCCGTCGGATACGTACCGGTTCTTTCCCGCGGCGAGCTTGTCCAGCCAGCGCGAGGAGCCGAAGTCGGCGTCCTCGCCCTCGGGCCCCGCCGAACGGATCCGCGGGATCGCGCCGGGCGTGAACGTGTTCGCGAACGGTGAGACCGAGGGGTTGGCCCCCACGAGGTACACCCCGTCGTAACGGTAGCCCGTTCCCCGCGCGGCGATTCCGGCCGGCTCGGGCATGGCACCGAAGGGCAGGGCGAGTGAGGTGACCCGTGTCCCGGGCGCCGCCTTCTCGATCGCGAGCTGTCCGGCCGAGATCGCCCGCGTGGCACCCGCCTGGTCCAGGGAGCGCAGGTTCTCGTGGCGGTCGGTGTGGTTGGCGACCTCGTGCCCGTGCTCCTTCAGCCAGGTCAGGGCCTTGGCGGTACCGGTCGCCGAGAAGCCGTCCGCGTTGACGAAGAACGTCGCCACCGGTTTGAAGCGGGGGTACTTCCCGGCCGTCTCCGTCAGGATGGCGACGGCCGTGTCCGGTGCCGGGGTGCCGCCGGGCCCGAGCCGTACCTGGCTGTTGGTCGAGTCGTCGAAGGTGAGGACGACCGGGTGCGTGCCGGCGGGGATGTCGATGCGGCCCGTCTGGAAGTCCCGGGCCGTCACGGGCACGTAGTCCTCCCGCGCGAGGCGCTCCATCTCGGCGCGGAAATCGGCCGGGGTGCGGTCGTAGACGCCGGCCGGCTTCTCGGTGAGCTGGTGGTACATCAGCACGGGCACCTGGCCGAGTTCGTCGGCGCCGACCTCCGCCGGCGCTTTCGCTGCGACGGGGCCGACCGCCGCGGACGAGGCGGTCCCGCGGCTTTCGCCGGTGGTCGGTGACGGCCCCGCGGAGCAGCCGGAGGCGAGCAGGGCGGCGCCCACCAGGGCGCCCAGCGGAACGAGCGGGTGGCGCATGAGAGACCCCTCCGTGGCGGACGTGTCGCGCCATCCCTACCTCCGGTAGGAGCGCGTGTACCGCACGGCCCCCTGCATGGCGTAGCCGCCACGCCGAGCACGAACGCGGCATTCGTGTGAATTACGGGCGGAACGTGGCGACCGGGACACCGTGTGGCAATGAATGAAGTCAGCATCCGGCCCACGGCACGAAGGACGGCACGATGTCCCCCCAGCACATACCGCGCTCGGCCACCCCCCTCCGCCTCCGCCGCCCGACCCATCGGGTCGCCCTGTTGGCGACGGCCGGGGCCCTCGGACTGGCCGGAGCGGCCGTCGGGGCCTGGACCATCCTCGCGCCGGGCCCGGGCCTCCATGGTCTGGGCGACGGCGCCGTCCTCGACGGCCGCAAAGCGGCGCAGGTCAGCGCCTACCTGGCCACCGAGGAGGCCGGCGGCAGGGACGGGCTGCGCGCCACCCTGGACGGCACGGCGGTCCCCGTCACGGCCGAGGGCGCTCGCCTGAAACTCGTCCTCCCGCGCCTCTCCGAGGGCCGACACACCTTGGTGGTGGCGGGCGACAGCAGCTTCCCCTTCGCCTCGTACCGCAAGGTCGTGGGCTTCCGGGTGGACTCCACCGCTCCCGAGCTGGCGGTGGCCGACCCCGACGTCAAGGACGTCGTCGCCCCCGTGACCCTCACCGGCCGTGCGTCCACCGACTCCGAGGTGACCGTCAACGGCAGGAAGGTCCCCGTCGACAAGACCGGGGCCTTCAAGATCACGGTTGCCAAGGGCACCCCCCTCGCGACGGTCACCGCGGTGGACCGCGCCGGGAACACCACCACCAAGGACGTGTCCGTCCGGGGCCGTCGCCCCATGGTCCGTGCCGCGCACATCACCGCCATCGGATGGGGCGACGACACCCTGCGCGGCAACATCCTCGCCCTCGTTCGCAGCGGCAAACTCAACGCGGTCGAGTTGGACGTCAAGGACGAGGACGGCGAGGTCGGGTACGCCTCCCAGGTGCCGCTGGCCCGCCGGATCGGCGCCGCCAAGGGCTACTACGACGCCCGCAAGGCGATCGCCGAGATCCACGCCGCCGGCGCCCAGGTCATCGGCCGCATCGTGGCCTTCCGCGACCCCCTGCTCGGCGCGGCCGCCTGGAAGTCCGGCCATGGCGAACAGCTCGTCCTGACCCCGACCGGACAGCCCTACGACGGCGGCCACTACGGGGCCCTGTCCTTCACCAACTTCGCCGACCCGACGGTCCGCGCGTACAACCGGGACCTCGCCGTCGAAGCGGCTCGGCTCGGCTTCGACGACATCCTCTACGACTACGTGCGCCGCCCGGACGGCCCCCTGTCCCACATGCGCTTCCCGGGCATCGGCAGCGCCACGCCCGAGCAGTCCATCACCTCGTTCGTCGCCGAAACCCGCACCGCGCTGCGTCCGCACGCCGCCTACCTCGGCGTCTCGGTCTTCGGCATCGCAGCCACCCGGCCCACCGAGATCGCGCAGGACATCGGCGCCCTGGTCAAGGTCACCGACTACATCGCGCCCATGGTCTACCCGTCCCACTGGGGGCCGGGCGAGTACGGGGTCGCGCAGCCCGACACCGCTCCGTACGCGATCGTGCAGCGTTCCCTCGCCGACTTCGCCCGCCAGGCGAAGGGCACCCGGACCGAGATCGTCCCGTGGCTCCAGGACTTCTCCATGGGCAGCACCTACGGGCCGGCCGAGGTGGCCGAACAGATCAAGGCCGCGGCGGCCAACAAGATGAA of the Streptomyces sp. NBC_01426 genome contains:
- a CDS encoding polysaccharide deacetylase family protein codes for the protein MRHPLVPLGALVGAALLASGCSAGPSPTTGESRGTASSAAVGPVAAKAPAEVGADELGQVPVLMYHQLTEKPAGVYDRTPADFRAEMERLAREDYVPVTARDFQTGRIDIPAGTHPVVLTFDDSTNSQVRLGPGGTPAPDTAVAILTETAGKYPRFKPVATFFVNADGFSATGTAKALTWLKEHGHEVANHTDRHENLRSLDQAGATRAISAGQLAIEKAAPGTRVTSLALPFGAMPEPAGIAARGTGYRYDGVYLVGANPSVSPFANTFTPGAIPRIRSAGPEGEDADFGSSRWLDKLAAGKNRYVSDGDPNTVAFPSASRNRLSPAFAQRARPY
- a CDS encoding VOC family protein, with protein sequence MLRLTDFIIDCPDTMKLAAFYSEVTGLPVKEGSDENWAGIRFGEIELAFIQVEDYRAPQWPDSEHPKQFHLDFEVDDIEDEQHRVLALGATLQRDCIGTDGYGFRVYTDPIGHPFCLCRNKGVTWTDQGPLWPRHD
- a CDS encoding NAD(P)/FAD-dependent oxidoreductase, whose protein sequence is MYDVIVVGGRCAGSPVAMLLARQGHRVLVVDRASFPSDTVSTHYIHQAGLLKLQDWGLLDEIIAAKTPALRKMHYSYRGIDLNGFADPVDGVDAVYCPRRTVLDEILVNAARRAGAEVIEGFTVSDLVFTDGRVTGIRGREGDGPEREFRATVVIGADGFHSTVAKKVGAELYNVRPAAGFIYYSYYSGLDDWGLHHKTGFNEKWFGTWPTNDGVNMLAVICTRRQLKEFRQDVEAGFQGVFDDVSPEMGAQLRDQGRREEDFRPMRYPDNYYRRAYGPGWALVGDAGYHKDPYTGWGITDGFLHGELLAERVHQGLTGERQMDEALAEYNKVRDEESAGVYDFTTTLGELTELPPFFRATMAAMGQTQEWTNKMLGLIGGVVPDYEVYAPDALEQLYDAAGTPQEERIYDPAG
- a CDS encoding putative glycoside hydrolase, translating into MSPQHIPRSATPLRLRRPTHRVALLATAGALGLAGAAVGAWTILAPGPGLHGLGDGAVLDGRKAAQVSAYLATEEAGGRDGLRATLDGTAVPVTAEGARLKLVLPRLSEGRHTLVVAGDSSFPFASYRKVVGFRVDSTAPELAVADPDVKDVVAPVTLTGRASTDSEVTVNGRKVPVDKTGAFKITVAKGTPLATVTAVDRAGNTTTKDVSVRGRRPMVRAAHITAIGWGDDTLRGNILALVRSGKLNAVELDVKDEDGEVGYASQVPLARRIGAAKGYYDARKAIAEIHAAGAQVIGRIVAFRDPLLGAAAWKSGHGEQLVLTPTGQPYDGGHYGALSFTNFADPTVRAYNRDLAVEAARLGFDDILYDYVRRPDGPLSHMRFPGIGSATPEQSITSFVAETRTALRPHAAYLGVSVFGIAATRPTEIAQDIGALVKVTDYIAPMVYPSHWGPGEYGVAQPDTAPYAIVQRSLADFARQAKGTRTEIVPWLQDFSMGSTYGPAEVAEQIKAAAANKMNSFILWNAGARYQGAALQRIAAR